Proteins found in one candidate division TA06 bacterium genomic segment:
- the secY gene encoding preprotein translocase subunit SecY, producing the protein MWEKIQNIFRIPELRRRILFTLGILVVYRIGGHLPTAGIDTQALAEFFRAQRGTLFSMYDLFVGGNLSRATIFALGIMPYISASIIMQLLGAVIPFLEKLQKEGEQGRKKITQYTRYATVILALFQSYGIAIFLESLAPNGLAVVPNPGFGFRILTMITMTAGTIFVMWLGEKITEFGIGNGISMIIFVGCLDSIPGDLISTYTSFRGGELNILVLAFIALLMVGVTAIVVLMTQGSRKIPVQYAKRIVGRKVYGGQSTYIPLGFNTAGVIPIIFAQSVLAFPMTIVTYIKADWAQGLAGLFATGSWLYNLLYAFLIIAFAYFYTAIVINPADMADNMKKYGGFIPGIRPGSKTAEYIERILTHITLPGAVFYAAIAILPTFLMSAFHVPFYFGGTTLLIIVGVALDTLQQIESHLLMRHYEGFIKKGKISGRAGRM; encoded by the coding sequence ATGTGGGAGAAAATCCAGAATATATTCCGGATCCCTGAACTGAGGCGTAGGATACTCTTTACCCTGGGGATACTGGTCGTCTACCGGATCGGGGGGCATCTGCCTACCGCCGGCATAGACACCCAGGCCCTGGCTGAGTTCTTCCGGGCCCAGCGGGGCACCCTGTTCTCGATGTACGATCTGTTCGTGGGAGGCAACCTTTCCCGGGCCACCATCTTTGCCCTGGGGATCATGCCCTACATTTCGGCCTCCATTATCATGCAGCTTTTGGGTGCGGTGATCCCGTTCCTGGAAAAACTGCAGAAGGAAGGCGAGCAGGGCCGCAAGAAGATCACCCAGTACACCCGTTATGCCACAGTGATACTGGCCCTGTTCCAGTCCTACGGTATCGCCATTTTCCTTGAATCATTGGCCCCCAACGGTCTGGCGGTGGTGCCCAATCCCGGCTTCGGGTTCAGGATCCTGACCATGATCACCATGACCGCCGGCACCATCTTCGTGATGTGGCTGGGGGAAAAGATTACCGAGTTCGGCATAGGGAACGGCATCTCCATGATCATCTTCGTGGGTTGTCTGGACAGCATTCCCGGCGATCTGATCAGCACCTACACTTCGTTCCGGGGCGGCGAGCTTAACATTTTGGTGCTGGCTTTCATCGCCCTCCTTATGGTGGGGGTCACTGCCATCGTGGTTCTGATGACCCAGGGTTCCCGCAAGATCCCGGTGCAGTACGCCAAGAGGATAGTGGGCCGCAAGGTCTACGGCGGACAGAGCACCTACATCCCGCTGGGCTTCAACACCGCCGGGGTGATCCCGATCATCTTCGCCCAGAGCGTGCTGGCCTTTCCCATGACCATCGTCACCTACATCAAGGCCGACTGGGCTCAGGGGCTGGCCGGATTGTTCGCCACCGGTTCCTGGCTCTATAACCTGCTTTACGCCTTTCTGATCATAGCCTTCGCTTATTTTTACACCGCCATTGTCATCAATCCGGCCGATATGGCCGACAACATGAAAAAGTACGGCGGCTTCATCCCCGGGATCAGACCCGGCTCCAAGACCGCGGAATATATTGAGCGGATCCTGACCCACATCACCCTGCCCGGTGCGGTGTTCTATGCCGCCATCGCCATCCTGCCCACCTTCCTGATGAGCGCCTTTCACGTCCCATTCTATTTCGGCGGCACCACTCTGCTGATTATCGTGGGCGTGGCCCTGGACACCCTGCAGCAGATAGAGTCCCATTTGCTGATGCGCCATTACGAGGGCTTCATTAAAAAGGGCAAGATTTCGGGCCGGGCCGGGCGGATGTAA
- a CDS encoding adenylate kinase — MRLVLLGAPGSGKGTQAKQICQKFGLPHISTGDILRRAVKDGTPLGREAKGFMDRGELVPDHLILDLIKERFKSQDAQKGFLVDGFPRTVAQAQGLEDSLLQQKLKIDLACSLNVEREELIKRLTSRRICSGCGAIYNLLFQSPVKEGICDKCGGKLEQRVDDQRQTAENRLEVYLKQTQPLLEYYNSRKLLKEIDGNAEPGKVFQDIIAVLQEYK; from the coding sequence ATGAGACTGGTCCTTTTAGGCGCCCCCGGTTCCGGCAAGGGAACCCAGGCCAAGCAGATCTGCCAGAAATTCGGACTGCCGCACATTTCCACCGGCGACATCTTACGGCGGGCGGTCAAGGACGGAACCCCGCTGGGGCGGGAAGCCAAGGGGTTCATGGACCGGGGAGAACTGGTGCCAGACCATCTGATCCTGGACCTGATCAAAGAGCGTTTCAAGTCACAGGACGCTCAAAAAGGATTTTTAGTGGACGGTTTTCCCCGGACCGTGGCTCAGGCCCAGGGTTTGGAGGATTCTCTTTTACAGCAGAAATTGAAGATAGACCTGGCTTGTTCTTTAAATGTGGAACGGGAGGAGCTGATAAAACGGCTGACCTCCAGAAGGATCTGCTCCGGCTGCGGGGCCATCTATAACCTGCTCTTTCAGTCCCCGGTAAAAGAAGGGATCTGCGACAAGTGCGGAGGCAAACTGGAGCAAAGGGTGGACGATCAGCGACAGACCGCGGAGAACCGGCTGGAAGTGTATCTGAAACAGACCCAGCCGTTATTGGAGTACTACAACTCCCGCAAACTGCTCAAGGAAATCGACGGCAATGCCGAGCCCGGCAAAGTATTTCAGGATATCATCGCCGTGCTGCAGGAATATAAATGA
- the map gene encoding type I methionyl aminopeptidase: MIAIRQAWEIERIRSAGQVIAGLWKVLGPKVRPGTATSELDKLAYEYIIDNKAEPAFKGYRGYPATLCISINHEVVHGIPRPERILREGDLVGIDVGTSKNGYIADAARSYYVGGAPSPEILKLLATTKQALELGIQSAKAGSKVSDISRAVQQAAESAGFSVVRDLCGHGVGQKLHEEPEIPNYVKSGSSPALAEGMVLAIEPMINAGGHQVKFLSDGWTVVTADSSLSAHFEDTVVVTAGQPLIVTR; the protein is encoded by the coding sequence ATGATCGCCATCCGCCAGGCTTGGGAGATCGAGCGGATCAGGTCAGCCGGCCAGGTGATCGCCGGTCTTTGGAAGGTTCTTGGCCCCAAAGTCAGACCTGGTACGGCCACTTCCGAACTGGACAAACTGGCCTACGAATACATAATCGACAATAAGGCGGAGCCGGCCTTCAAAGGCTACCGGGGCTACCCCGCCACCCTCTGCATTTCCATCAACCACGAAGTGGTGCACGGCATACCGAGGCCGGAACGGATCCTGCGGGAGGGAGACCTGGTGGGAATAGACGTAGGAACCTCCAAGAACGGGTACATCGCCGATGCCGCCCGCAGCTATTATGTCGGCGGGGCCCCTTCTCCGGAGATCCTAAAACTCTTGGCTACAACCAAACAGGCCCTGGAATTGGGCATTCAAAGCGCTAAGGCAGGCTCCAAGGTCAGCGACATCTCCCGGGCCGTTCAGCAGGCGGCTGAGTCCGCCGGTTTTTCCGTGGTGCGCGACCTGTGCGGCCACGGGGTGGGCCAGAAACTGCATGAAGAGCCGGAGATACCGAACTACGTCAAATCCGGGTCCAGCCCGGCCCTGGCAGAGGGAATGGTGCTGGCCATAGAGCCGATGATCAACGCCGGGGGCCACCAGGTGAAGTTTCTGTCCGACGGCTGGACAGTGGTCACCGCCGATTCCAGCCTTTCCGCCCATTTCGAGGATACGGTGGTGGTCACCGCCGGCCAACCGCTGATAGTAACCCGGTAA
- the infA gene encoding translation initiation factor IF-1, with protein MAKQEGIQVEGTVLENLPNATFRVELPNGHKILAHISGKMRMHFIKILPGDKVTLELSPYDLTRGRIIYRFK; from the coding sequence ATGGCCAAACAAGAGGGGATACAGGTCGAAGGGACCGTGCTGGAAAACCTTCCCAATGCCACCTTCCGGGTGGAGCTTCCCAATGGTCATAAGATACTGGCCCACATTTCCGGCAAGATGCGGATGCACTTCATAAAGATACTGCCAGGAGACAAGGTGACCCTGGAGCTTTCCCCCTACGACCTGACCCGGGGCCGGATCATATACCGCTTCAAATAA
- the rpmJ gene encoding 50S ribosomal protein L36, whose amino-acid sequence MKVKASVKVICEHCKLIKRKGVLRVVCKNPRHKQRQG is encoded by the coding sequence ATGAAAGTCAAGGCATCGGTCAAGGTGATCTGCGAGCACTGCAAGCTGATCAAGCGCAAGGGCGTGCTGCGGGTGGTCTGCAAGAACCCCCGCCACAAACAGCGCCAGGGTTAA
- the rpsM gene encoding 30S ribosomal protein S13, translating into MARIAGVDLPREKRVEIGLTYIFGLGRSSAKKILMLAKVDPNKRVKDLSDDEVGRLRSIIEQEFKVEGNKRTEISLSIKRLVEIGSYRGVRHRKGLPVRGQRTKTNARTRKGPRKGAIVKKKAPGKK; encoded by the coding sequence GTGGCCAGAATCGCTGGTGTGGATTTACCCCGGGAGAAAAGGGTGGAGATAGGCCTGACCTATATCTTCGGCCTGGGCCGGAGTTCGGCCAAAAAGATACTGATGTTGGCCAAGGTGGACCCCAACAAACGGGTCAAGGACCTGAGCGACGATGAGGTGGGCCGCCTGCGCAGCATCATTGAACAGGAGTTTAAGGTGGAGGGCAACAAACGGACCGAAATCAGCCTTTCTATCAAACGCCTGGTGGAGATCGGCAGTTACCGGGGGGTCAGACACCGCAAAGGTCTGCCGGTAAGGGGCCAGCGCACCAAGACCAACGCCCGCACCCGCAAGGGGCCGCGCAAGGGCGCTATCGTCAAGAAAAAAGCCCCCGGCAAGAAGTAG
- the rpsK gene encoding 30S ribosomal protein S11, which produces MAEEKKQVKKKEKKIESSGIAHIQATFNNTIVTITDKSGNVISWASSGKAGFKGSRKSTPFAAQMAAENCAKTAVSLGMQRVEAWVKGPGGGRESAIRSLQSSGLAVTVIRDVTPVPHNGCRAPKKRRV; this is translated from the coding sequence ATGGCGGAAGAGAAAAAGCAGGTCAAGAAAAAAGAAAAGAAGATCGAATCTTCAGGCATCGCCCACATTCAGGCCACCTTCAACAACACCATCGTCACCATCACCGACAAGAGCGGCAACGTCATCTCCTGGGCCTCGTCGGGGAAGGCCGGATTCAAGGGCTCGCGCAAATCCACCCCCTTCGCCGCCCAGATGGCGGCCGAGAACTGCGCCAAGACCGCGGTCTCGCTGGGGATGCAGCGGGTGGAGGCCTGGGTCAAGGGCCCGGGCGGCGGACGGGAATCCGCCATCAGGTCGCTCCAGTCCTCGGGCCTGGCGGTGACCGTGATCCGCGACGTGACCCCGGTGCCCCACAACGGCTGCCGGGCCCCCAAGAAGCGCCGGGTCTAA